TAAAAATAATCTCAAGCATGTATATCATATTGTGTATTTGAGATCCATCTTTATAACGTAGTTTTATAATTTACATACAAAATATTATATTGAATGCCTCGTTTAGTCTTTGTAAGATATTTCTTACAACACTTTTGCATTATgacaaaaaataacatttgtatAATAACTGAtaatattttcactttaaatctaaAGTAACATATTTTCAGAGGGCTCACTGTCCATCTGATTGGCTTGCTGGGCCGTGATGTCAGCACGATTTCTTGGAAAGGTTGAGAAGTGCTTTGGTGTGGATGGGCTTATAAAGAAGCGTAAAGCTGGAGGGGGTGAGTAGACCGTTGCCCTGTGCGTCGACTTTTCCCATCAACACGTAGTTCTTGCCTgaataaagagacaaaaaacaatagTGTGtcagaaaatgagaaaaaccaGAGGAGCTAGATGGACTTTTCATAGTTTGATTCACCCCCCCAATATGGTAAGTGTCAATCTAAGATGATACTCCTCTTTCATTATGATTTTATATAGTACAATACATCATTAGGAATACAGTAAAATCACATAATCATCGCATATTCATTTAACAATTGCACAAttaaagtattttctttgtatattttggtaaaataaagaatcacatcatctgcataaaaagacagtttttacTCTTACCATAACTGAAttgtaaaaaactgaaaaaaatcatttagtTGCATCTTTATGAACCTGAAAGTTGATGACTCAATAGTTGCATTGGTTTGCGAGGCGAAGAGGCAGGTGTTatgtctgtaaaaacagacagttttTCCATACCTTTGAGTATCCCAGGGCATCTCTTGCAGGTAGAGTTCAGTGTGACGGACATGACGGGCCCTGCTTTGGTGATGTTCAGGCGTCCAGGCTTATAAGCCTTGATTAGGAACACTTCAACTATGGCTGAGCCCCCAGGACCAGCTGTCACAGATGTAACCTTACCCGTAATCACTGAAAGAAAGAGAATGTATCATCAAACTACTCTAAATTATTAAGAATTGCAAAGTTTAATCATGGAGTCTATCAAAAATAGAACCATGCCCAGAAAACCAACATCAACATATTTTCAATTTCACAAAGTGCATTTCCATCCTCTAGTTTTCATAAAAAATTGCTTATGTTTTTCACCATCTTGTCTCAAGACTTTTCTCCCAATACTACTTCTTCAACGGTATAACGGCACCAGGTTCAAGACTCATATACACCTACTGTTTATCTCTATATACCAACTCCATATATTTGCATTACAGTgagtaaaaacatgaaaatatgcATTTTCTTTCCAGATTTTGGGGAAAATTAAGTTTAAATATGTGTACCATTTGAATGGAAACCTGTCTAAAAAGGAATACAAAAGACTAAATGGGTTAAATAACATtttggaaagaaagaaatgcagagGAGATTTGTACAGTCTACATGGCAGCTGATGTGGCTCACCGAAGTCATGAGGGCAGAAGCTAGATTGGAGAGTTCCCGTCCTTTTACAGGGTTGTGTACACAGTGGGTTCAGTGGTAAAGCTGAAGCaacaacaaatgcaaacacGTTAAGCACTTTAACCATCTTTAATAATACAGGTGTTCTAATATACATACATGGAAGTTTGTCCACTTACGTTTCCTGCTCACGATAGGCTTCTTTGTCACTGTTTTGCTAACTCCAGGTTTAGGTGTCACTTTGGGCTTCATCCTTGGTTTGGCTGTTGGTTTAACTACACTCTTAGATGTTGGCTTTACTAGTTTGATGTTGGGTTTTAATGTGGGCTTGATCTTCAATATAGGCTTACGTGTAGGTTTAGTCTTGATGCTTGGTTTCATTGTTGGCTTAATAACCTTAAATTTGGGTGTAGGTTTAGCTCCAGGTTTAGGTGCAGGCTTTTTCACAGGTGCTTTGGGTGTGGGTTTGGCTGGTTTTGGTTTAAGAGTGGGTTTGACGATGGGTTTTTTTGGTGGAGGTTTTATTGGTTTCTTCACCAGTGGTCTTTTGGTTGGTTTAGGGGTAGTTTTAGGCTGGGGAGTAGGTCTAGAGGTGGGGGTTGGTTTGGTTGGTTTTCTTGGCTTCAAAATTGATTTTTCTGGCATTGTGGTGGTCTGAGGTCCATAGATGAAATCTCCTCCTATCGTGGGCGACCGAGACCCACGGGGCACACTGGAGTAGTGGGCCATGAAGCCATCTGAGGTCACACTGAGGTCTGAGACAAACTGGACCAGGAGTTCATTCCCATTTGTCACTATAATTCTatggaaaaggaaagaaaatgcatGAGTGAGCTCAGATGGAAGTCTTAAAAATGGGAAACTTTGagcaaaatgttttaacttttcaACACCCATTTCATATCAGTTATCTCACCCTGGTACCCTGTCTCCACAGAACTTCCCAATCCGCCGCGAGTTATCCCTTTCTCCACCATTAAACAACGCCACATAGTCGTAGCGACAGTACGTGTCGGGCTCCAAGTCCAGCTTCACAAACTTCACCTCAATCACCTGGAGAAGAGGTggtaatgaaaacacaaactctgaATTTTATGATGGGGAATGAATGGTGTGAGCTAGTTTATTCCTCATGAATCTAGTGCAGCTATACTGAAGGGGTGATGTTGGTGCAGGAGGAGGGACAGGCTCCTGAAATACAGAAGGGCATTTACTAACTCTCACTTCCGTCCCTCTTTCCCAACATTCAATCTCTTGGCACACACGAACACACCTCTACGCACTCAATGAAGCCTTTCATTTGAACTTTGTCACAAGGCCGCCATcatttttacaaacacacacacttcacacacattaCGTTAGGGATGAGAAGGGAAACATTTCCTTGTGATGGGCCGCTTCATTAGTCTTCTAATTTTTTCAATCCTCATCCTGTATCAATCAGCACTATGAAAAACACCCTTCTGAACTTAGTATACGTGAAACTTTTTATgtagaaatatttttaaaattttaacctttttaattGAGATACAATAACTTAATATACTTTAGAAAATACAATGTTGCAGAGAAAAGTAAGGTCAACTTATCTGAGAGTGAAAAGTCCATATCAAAcaatttaaatattcttcttgGCCTAGCTAGCCCAAGATAATAATGATTATTGAACAAAAATTTTGCTTTTATGTCTGTATTCCGCTCAAGTAGATAAAACAAGGCTAAATGTCTAGCTAGCCAAGCAAGTTTAGGTTTAGCATTTGAGAGGAAATAACATATTGAAAAGTTATTTCTATACTCGAAAATTTGAGGCTAAGTAAACTAGCTACTGAGCATAAAAAGCAAAGGGTAGCTCCTGTTCTAGCTAGACTTTACTTTACACTCCTGCTATTTCATCTCATGCTTCAACATATAAACAATATTAGCACACAACAAGGTGGGAGCTAGCTAGCTTAGCTGTCTCTTTCCTCAGATGTTGGGACAGAAAATTATCTGACTGCTCAAACTAACAGAAAAGAGTAATCATAAGTGTATGTTGCTTATGGTTTAcctacatttgatttaaagttaGTTTACTTCTTTACTTTGGGTAATTTTCTAACTATTTAAACCACCTTGAGAACACAAACGCACTAATGTGTCACTGTGTGAAGATCAATAACATACAAATTTCCTGTTTgtagtgaaaacatttttaaccgAAGTAGGCTACATGTCTAATCTAACAAAGATGTATTAAAGACTACAAAAATAACTAAACATTTCAGTCAACTACATtattatttgttgtttaaaCGTACCATAATCCCTTCAACATTCATGTTAAAATACTGACATTTCGCTCTCTGAGTTTTTAAAGACGTGTTGAATGTGCACAaccaataaaaaacagcatttaTACTGTACAGTTTGCTCACATTGCTTGGTTCAACAGAGATGTGCCATGAGCAGCTGATGCCCGCTGGGTAATTAGAGTTGGGCCAGTTTGGTGTCTTGACGGAGCCCTGCGATTTGGTCAGCCTTCCTCCACAGAACTGGTTCTCTGTGCGGGGAAAAAGTCACAGAAATAAGTCTTTGGTCATTTTTTtgcataatgtttttatttcagagaggATTGTTTGAGccttagaatttttttttttttttacaaaaataaaaaaatatgacagaGGACCACTACTTCAGACGTCCATGCTTGTTGAATAATGTGTCCATACCTTCCATGTGTGGCTTCCCAGCGCTGAAAGCAGCTAGAAAGCCTCTCCCCCCAGTTGCGTCGTCTGACACCATCTCTAACATCATGGTGTTAGAGGTGGAGATAAGAGCGCCCGGTCTGAACGTCCCACAGAAACGACCCAGTTTCTGGACTAGGCGGGAGTGACCGTTGTAGACGTCCAGGTAGTCATAGCGACAGGTGGGGTCAGCCTCCACGTCGAAGAGGCGGAATGACAGCATGACCACATGACCCTCTGGGACctggaaggagaaaaaaaaaattgttggaAAAAGATGTTGATAAGAGTTTAACTTAAGGAAAAAGGATGCTTGGAAACAATTTTCTTTGTAGAACCAGAAAATGCTCACAGGCTCCTCCTGAAATTTAAAGTCAATAAAAGGTTTAACAAGAAACCAAAAGccaataaaatcatttaaaaggttttaattCACAAGGTCACCATAAACActccttttgtacatttttctgaACATATTTGCTTTgaaattgttgttattttggtgCTGATCGTTGGCTTAATTAGTTGAAGTGAAACAGGTGTGCGTAATTAGCTCGCGTAGAAGTAGAGCGTAAGTGGATGTTTCGAGTTGCAGGAGGAGGGGTTAAACTGGTCAGccagtttaaaatgttattcTATCGCAGTTGGTGTAAACAAGAGTCTATAAAGTTCGGAGATAAAGCACAGTCAAA
This portion of the Labrus bergylta chromosome 22, fLabBer1.1, whole genome shotgun sequence genome encodes:
- the pcolceb gene encoding procollagen C-endopeptidase enhancer b; translation: MEDRVWIVCLFVILTLGWTEAQTETNLTRPVFLCGGHLVVDSGIVASEGFPSPYKPNSKCTWYITVPEGHVVMLSFRLFDVEADPTCRYDYLDVYNGHSRLVQKLGRFCGTFRPGALISTSNTMMLEMVSDDATGGRGFLAAFSAGKPHMEENQFCGGRLTKSQGSVKTPNWPNSNYPAGISCSWHISVEPSNVIEVKFVKLDLEPDTYCRYDYVALFNGGERDNSRRIGKFCGDRVPGIIVTNGNELLVQFVSDLSVTSDGFMAHYSSVPRGSRSPTIGGDFIYGPQTTTMPEKSILKPRKPTKPTPTSRPTPQPKTTPKPTKRPLVKKPIKPPPKKPIVKPTLKPKPAKPTPKAPVKKPAPKPGAKPTPKFKVIKPTMKPSIKTKPTRKPILKIKPTLKPNIKLVKPTSKSVVKPTAKPRMKPKVTPKPGVSKTVTKKPIVSRKPLPLNPLCTQPCKRTGTLQSSFCPHDFVITGKVTSVTAGPGGSAIVEVFLIKAYKPGRLNITKAGPVMSVTLNSTCKRCPGILKGKNYVLMGKVDAQGNGLLTPSSFTLLYKPIHTKALLNLSKKSC